The following are from one region of the Amycolatopsis sp. QT-25 genome:
- a CDS encoding response regulator transcription factor — MNTDNPVRLLVVDDEPHIADLVATVARYEGWQAVTAGSGEAALERAAAFAPDIVVLDLMLPGIDGFTVLDKLRESGTAVPVVFLTAKDATADRVAGLTRGGDDYLVKPFSVEELMARLRAVLRRSTHQAKAAVLRVGDLTLNEDTREVVRNGEPAELTPTEYELLRYLMRRSPSVLTKAQILDHVWEYDFGGRSNVVELVISHLRRKLDAGDEPLIHTVRGVGYVVRQAAR; from the coding sequence GTGAACACCGACAACCCCGTCCGCCTGCTGGTGGTGGACGACGAGCCGCATATCGCCGACCTCGTGGCCACCGTCGCCCGCTACGAGGGCTGGCAGGCCGTCACCGCCGGCTCGGGCGAGGCCGCGCTCGAACGCGCCGCCGCATTCGCGCCCGACATCGTCGTGCTCGACCTGATGCTGCCGGGGATCGACGGGTTCACCGTGCTGGACAAGCTCCGCGAGTCGGGAACGGCGGTGCCCGTCGTCTTCCTCACCGCGAAAGACGCGACGGCGGATCGTGTCGCCGGGCTCACCCGCGGCGGCGACGACTACCTCGTCAAGCCCTTCTCCGTCGAGGAACTGATGGCGCGGTTGCGCGCGGTCCTGCGGCGGAGCACCCACCAGGCCAAGGCGGCGGTGCTGCGGGTCGGCGACCTGACCCTGAACGAGGACACCCGCGAGGTCGTCCGCAACGGCGAACCCGCGGAGCTGACGCCGACCGAGTACGAACTGCTGCGCTACCTCATGCGGCGTTCGCCGTCGGTGCTGACCAAGGCGCAGATCCTCGACCACGTCTGGGAGTACGACTTCGGCGGCCGGTCCAATGTGGTCGAACTCGTCATCTCGCATCTGCGCCGGAAACTCGACGCGGGCGACGAACCGCTGATCCACACCGTGCGCGGCGTGGGCTACGTCGTCCGGCAGGCGGCGAGATGA
- a CDS encoding HAMP domain-containing sensor histidine kinase yields the protein MTVLRRWYDAWRRSRLGTRLALGLGVLALVVFAVVGTVMVGIMKGYLNDRLDEQLAKTQISQVPSLRTTHGGKPQQAYGWFSAVFAVRDGDALPQAGGSLPPDTKALEKVAEDATRTEVLRTVYIEDKGTYRVRACPIEPSRNIVLVSAAPQADLDRTVSQLVMVEVVAFLLALAVLVIAGRLVLRRGLRPLSDMAGTAHDIASHDLTTNADLPVRARASGGGAEVEELRTAFNLMLAHLDSSLVARREANERLRRFIADASHELRTPLTSIRGYAELFRYAAANEPAERDAHLSKIREETERMSVLVDDLLLLARLDAPETEAPLRLVDVDIAELITDAGEAFAAGRPEHPLSLGALPEGVVLQADPVRLRQVLDNLLTNAAVHTPPGTPVTLSAEAAGPEVVLRVTDAGPGIPPEARERIFDRFYRVDTARTRGNGGTGLGLSVVLSLVSAHGGTIEVESAPGATTFTVRLPRHRRP from the coding sequence ATGACCGTGCTGCGCCGGTGGTACGACGCCTGGCGCCGCTCGCGGCTCGGGACCCGGCTGGCGCTCGGGCTCGGGGTGCTGGCGCTGGTCGTGTTCGCCGTCGTCGGCACCGTGATGGTCGGCATCATGAAGGGCTATCTGAACGATCGGCTCGACGAACAGCTCGCCAAGACCCAGATCAGCCAGGTGCCGTCGCTGCGCACCACGCACGGCGGGAAACCGCAGCAGGCCTACGGCTGGTTCTCCGCGGTGTTCGCGGTGCGGGACGGCGACGCGCTGCCGCAGGCGGGCGGTTCCCTGCCGCCGGACACGAAGGCGCTCGAAAAGGTCGCCGAGGACGCGACACGGACCGAAGTGCTGCGCACCGTCTACATCGAGGACAAGGGCACCTACCGGGTCCGGGCCTGCCCGATCGAGCCGAGCCGCAACATCGTGCTGGTCAGCGCCGCACCGCAGGCCGATCTGGACCGGACGGTGAGCCAGCTGGTGATGGTCGAGGTCGTCGCGTTCCTGCTGGCGCTGGCGGTGCTGGTGATCGCGGGACGGCTGGTGTTGCGGCGCGGCCTGCGGCCGCTGAGCGACATGGCCGGGACGGCGCACGACATCGCGTCGCACGACCTCACCACGAACGCCGATCTCCCGGTGCGCGCGCGGGCGAGCGGCGGCGGAGCCGAGGTCGAGGAGCTGCGGACGGCGTTCAACCTGATGCTGGCGCATCTCGATTCCTCACTGGTCGCGCGCCGGGAGGCGAACGAACGACTGCGGCGGTTCATCGCCGACGCCTCCCACGAACTGCGCACGCCGCTGACGTCGATCCGGGGCTACGCCGAGCTTTTCCGCTACGCCGCGGCGAACGAACCCGCCGAACGCGACGCGCATCTGTCGAAGATCCGGGAGGAGACCGAGCGGATGAGCGTGCTCGTCGACGACCTCCTGCTCCTCGCGCGGCTCGACGCGCCGGAAACCGAGGCACCGCTGAGGCTGGTCGACGTCGACATCGCCGAGCTGATCACCGACGCGGGGGAGGCCTTCGCCGCCGGCCGCCCGGAGCATCCGCTGAGCCTCGGCGCGCTCCCGGAAGGTGTTGTCCTGCAAGCGGATCCGGTACGCCTGCGGCAGGTGCTGGACAACCTGCTCACCAACGCCGCGGTGCACACGCCGCCCGGCACGCCGGTGACGTTGTCCGCCGAGGCGGCCGGGCCGGAAGTCGTCCTGCGGGTGACCGATGCCGGGCCGGGGATCCCGCCGGAAGCGCGGGAGCGGATCTTCGACCGGTTCTACCGCGTCGACACCGCCCGCACGCGCGGCAACGGCGGGACCGGGCTCGGGCTCTCGGTGGTGCTCTCGCTGGTCTCCGCGCACGGCGGGACGATCGAGGTCGAGAGTGCGCCGGGGGCGACGACGTTCACCGTGCGGCTGCCGCGCCACCGCCGCCCGTAG
- a CDS encoding pyridoxamine 5'-phosphate oxidase family protein: MSTPLSPTGRTTLGRKKNRALSDRSALYAVLDEGLICHLGVVRDGAPLVVPTGYGRDGNTLYLHGSTGARSMRDSDGAEVCVTVTLLDGIVYARSVNNHSMNYRSAVILGKAAAVTDADRKRHGLRVLTDHLAPGSWEHARDVDAKEFASVSVLELDLTEASVKMRGEGPDDPEDEVVADLSWAGVLPVRTVFGEPEPSADLVSEWIVPDHVKARVG, encoded by the coding sequence ATGTCCACCCCGCTCTCTCCCACCGGCAGGACCACTCTCGGCCGCAAGAAGAACCGCGCGCTCAGCGACCGCTCGGCGCTGTACGCGGTGCTCGACGAAGGCCTGATCTGCCATCTCGGCGTCGTGCGCGACGGCGCCCCGCTGGTCGTCCCGACCGGCTACGGGCGCGACGGGAACACGCTCTATCTGCACGGATCGACCGGCGCCCGGAGCATGCGCGACTCCGACGGCGCCGAGGTCTGCGTCACGGTGACCCTGCTCGACGGCATCGTCTACGCGCGCTCGGTCAACAACCACTCGATGAACTACCGCAGCGCCGTGATCCTGGGCAAGGCGGCCGCGGTCACCGACGCCGACCGCAAGAGGCACGGCCTCCGCGTGCTGACCGACCACCTCGCGCCCGGTTCGTGGGAGCACGCGCGGGACGTCGACGCGAAGGAGTTCGCGTCGGTTTCGGTGCTGGAACTGGACCTCACCGAGGCTTCGGTGAAGATGCGCGGCGAGGGTCCCGACGATCCCGAGGACGAGGTCGTGGCCGATCTCTCGTGGGCAGGGGTGCTGCCGGTGCGGACCGTGTTCGGGGAACCGGAACCGTCGGCGGACCTGGTTTCGGAGTGGATCGTGCCGGATCACGTGAAGGCGCGGGTCGGGTAG
- a CDS encoding VOC family protein, producing the protein MTCVVQNFFFDCADACELGRFWSEVVGKPMTEAGDSETIIEMDNGVHLYFGQVPEPKTVKNRIHLCLQPDVPRDEEVERLLKLGATLLHDRRNPDGTGWAVLGDPEGNEFCVLRSAAEKAATS; encoded by the coding sequence ATGACCTGTGTCGTACAGAACTTCTTCTTCGACTGCGCCGACGCCTGCGAACTGGGCCGGTTCTGGAGTGAGGTCGTCGGCAAGCCGATGACCGAAGCCGGCGACTCCGAAACGATCATCGAGATGGACAACGGCGTGCACTTGTACTTCGGGCAGGTCCCGGAGCCGAAGACGGTGAAGAATCGCATCCACCTCTGTCTTCAGCCGGACGTCCCGCGCGACGAGGAGGTGGAGCGCCTGCTGAAGCTCGGCGCGACCCTCCTGCACGACCGCCGCAACCCGGACGGCACCGGCTGGGCCGTCCTCGGTGACCCCGAGGGCAACGAATTCTGTGTGCTGCGCAGCGCCGCCGAGAAGGCCGCCACCTCATGA